In Oncorhynchus clarkii lewisi isolate Uvic-CL-2024 chromosome 16, UVic_Ocla_1.0, whole genome shotgun sequence, one genomic interval encodes:
- the LOC139368401 gene encoding neural cell adhesion molecule L1-like produces MPRTQRQQVGSRGRRTPLPLLLLPLFSLLLSHTPQLSQAAIHIPPNFKKPPVITTQPESITVFGAEDILLTCEASGNPPPEFRWKKDGVEFIPANYPGLSMSLGSGTFMTTGAGSGPMSQYQGKYSCYADNELGTAVSKEVQLITEHTPALQKEKKVKKKVEEGESVILKCNPPFSTVPPVIHWMDKRLRHIELNDRVTQGRDGNLYFSHVTADDNRNDYTCNAQYLSARTILSKEPISLTVTISNSVVRNRRPQMMRPSGAHSTYHTLRGQSLELECIVQGLPTPTVQWVRRDGQLSESRTLRDLSDRLLRFSNISESDGGEYQCSANNSQGTVTHVYTVSVEAAPYWTKEPVSQLYAPGETVRLDCQADGIPSPAVAWSMNGNPITGIDLDPRRIVRDGALILRDVVFTDTAVYQCQAHNKHGTILVNTYIFVIELPPQILSADGQTYTVTEGQKAGLHCQTFGSPRPKVTWEVDNGASLLADPRVNLLTNGSLQITNISHDDEGLYTCSISNTNMSINAELEVLNRTVILSPPGDLRVRPGKTVIFTCLAQVDSKLTPPHIQWRRSGQKLMQSYAEDKYTFEGPDLIVANVQTEDEGVYTCEVITNLDMAEASGSITLVDRPDPPTQLQVSDPKHRGVTLSWTAGDDHNSPVIEFRVEFKDHVSNEWGWEELKRVSGTEKSVNLALQPYVSYRFRVISVNDIGKSDPSTPSDLHSTPPQAPDNNPEDVRSESTDPDTLVITWEEMDRRVFNGPEFQYKVFWRRVVGDGPTWHSNVTTEPPYIVTEVGNFSAFEIKVQAVNQKGEGPEPDPVIGYSGENVPLEAPMDVGVVLLNSTAIRVTWAAVDRDTVRGHLLGYKIHLTRFGSRGHHRGRRAREPESSMVVETGANEEKRVLGGLRPYSHYALTVTVFNSKGEGPPSDPPLSFSTDEGAPGPPMSLHLESPAETEMTLHWTPPAQPNGVLKGYLLQYQQIVESDDSPVQVETIDDHTLTKLTLKQLDPKSRYRFYLRGRTSAGEGEPITREGATTLDGAPPSNISLSVGEKCVNLSWVPGQRHRSVGFQVQYLNKNNGGKWKQSEKLNSSQSFYQLKGLTPGSQYRLRFTFSNNTFWETEIRTEGAGVVDVQTGFATQGWFIGLVSAIVLLLLVLLILCFIKRSKGGKYSVKDKEEGQVDSEARPMKDETFGEYSDNEEKRTASQPSLCDESKLCTSEDNLDGYNNGSSAVTEVNMEDSLVSQYSRPSEATPDPGTLQDSSPLNPTATTPTPTNNGLPNSAAILD; encoded by the exons TCAAAAAGCCCCCAGTGATCACCACCCAGCCTGAGTCCATCACCGTGTTCGGTGCTGAAGACATCCTCCTGACCTGCGAAGCATCAGGAAACCCTCCTCCGGA gttTCGTTGGAAAAAGGATGGGGTGGAATTTATCCCAGCCAATTACCCGGGCCTGTCGATGTCTCTGGGTTCCGGAACCTTCATGACAACAGGGGCAGGGTCAGGACCCATGAGCCAATACCAGGGCAAATACAGCTGCTACGCTGATAACGAGCTGGGCACCGCTGTCTCTAAAGAGGTCCAGCTCATCACTGAGC ACACCCCGGCACTCCAGAAAGAGAAGAAGGTGAAAAAgaaggtggaagaaggagagagtgtgataCTGAAATGTAACCCTCCTTTCAGCACTGTTCCTCCTGTCATCCACTGGATGGACAaga gacTCCGTCACATTGAGCTGAATGATCGCGTGACCCAAGGCCGGGACGGGAACCTCTACTTCTCTCACGTTACAGCCGACGACAACCGCAACGACTACACCTGTAATGCCCAGTACCTTAGTGCTCGCACCATCCTCTCCAAGGAACCCATCAGCCTCACCGTAACCATCT cTAACTCAGTGGTGCGGAACCGAAGACCCCAGATGATGAGGCCCTCAGGGGCCCACAGCACTTACCACACCCTCCGGGGCCAGAGCCTGGAGCTGGAGTGCATTGTCCAGGGCCT cCCTACCCCTACAGTCCAGTGGGTGAGGAGGGACGGTCAGCTGTCCGAGTCTCGTACACTCAGAGATCTGTCTGACCGCCTGCTGCGCTTCAGTAACATCTCAGAGAGCGACGGGGGAGAATACCAGTGTTCAGCCAACAACTCACAGGGCACGGTCACACACGTCTACACCGTCAGCGTCGAAG CTGCTCCGTACTGGACCAAGGAGCCCGTGAGCCAGCTTTATGCcccaggagagacagtgagactgGACTGTCAGGCCGATGGCATTCCCTCGCCTGCTGTCGCCTGGAGCATGAATGGAAATCCCATCACAG GTATAGACCTTGACCCCAGGCGTATTGTGAGAGATGGAGCTCTGATTCTGAGAGATGTGGTCTTCACTGATACAGCAGTCTACCAGTGTCAGGCCCACAACAAACACGGAACCATCCTAGTCAATACCTACATCTTTGTCATCG AGCTGCCGCCTCAGATCCTGAGTGCGGACGGACAGACATACACTGTCACAGAGGGACAGAAGGCTGGTCTACACTGTCAGACCTTTGGGTCTCCCAGACCTAAAGTTACATG GGAGGTGGACAATGGCGCGTCTCTTCTGGCTGACCCCAGGGTTAACCTGCTGACCAATGGAAGCCTCCAGATCACCAACATCTCCCATGACGATGAGGGCCTGTACACCTGCTCCATCAGCAACACCAACATGTCAATCAACGCTGAGCTGGAGGTGCTGA acaggACAGTGATCCTGTCTCCTCCCGGGGACCTGCGTGTTAGGCCTGGGAAGACGGTCATATTTACCTGCCTGgctcaggtggactccaaactgACCCCCCCACACATCCAATGGAGGAGGAGTGGACAGAAACTAATGCAGTCGTACGCTGAGGACAA GTACACGTTTGAGGGCCCCGACCTGATCGTGGCCAACGTGCAGACCGAGGACGAGGGGGTTTACACCTGTGAGGTCATCACTAACCTGGATATGGCTGAGGCCAGCGGATCCATCACGCTAGTCG ACCGTCCAGATCCTCCCACCCAGCTCCAGGTCTCTGACCCTAAACACCGTGGAGTGACTCTCAGCTGGACCGCTGGAGATGACCACAACAGCCCTGTCATAG AGTTTCGGGTGGAGTTTAAGGATCATGTTTCTAACGAGTGGGGTTGGGAGGAGCTGAAACGTGTTAGTGGAACCGAAAAGAGTGTGAACCTTGCCCTGCAGCCCTATGTGTCCTACCGTTTCCGGGTCATCTCCGTCAACGACATCGGCAAGAGTGATCCCAGCACGCCTTCTGACCTTCACAGCACGCCACCTCAAG CTCCAGACAACAACCCTGAGGATGTGAGGAGTGAGTCTACAGACCCAGACACCCTGGTCATCACATGGGAG GAAATGGACAGGCGTGTGTTCAACGGACCGGAGTTCCAGTACAAGGTGTTCTGGAGGAGGGTAGTAGGTGACGGCCCCACCTGGCACTCTAATGTCACCACTGAGCCACCGTACATTGTTACTGAAGTGGGCAACTTCTCAGCCTTCGAGATCAAAGTACAGGCTGTCAATCAGAAAGGGGAGGGACCTGAGCCAGACCCTGTCATTGGCTACTCCGGAGAGAATG TCCCCCTGGAGGCTCCTATGGATGTGGGTGTTGTGCTGCTCAACAGTACAGCCATCAGGGTAACATGGGCAGCAGTGGACAGAGATACTGTCAGAGGACACCTACTGGGATACAAG ATCCACCTGACAAGGTTCGGCTCCAGGGGCCACCACCGGGGTCGGAGGGCCAGAGAGCCGGAGAGCAGCATGGTGGTGGAGACAGGGGCCAATGAGGAGAAGAGGGTCCTGGGGGGCCTTAGACCCTACTCCCACTACGCCCTCACAGTCACTGTGTTCAACAGCAAGGGAGAGGGGCCCCCCTCCGACCCCCCCCTGTCCTTCAGTACTGACgagggag CTCCTGGCCCCCCCATGTCTCTCCACCTAGAAAGCCCTGCAGAGACAGAGATGACCCTTCACTGGACCCCCCCTGCTCAGCCCAACGGGGTTCTCAAAGGATACCTGCTGCAGTATCAACAGA tcGTGGAGAGTGATGACAGCCCGGTGCAGGTGGAGACCATAGACGACCACACGCTGACCAAACTGACCCTGAAGCAGCTGGACCCCAAGAGCCGTTACCGCTTCTACCTGAGGGGGCGCACCTCGgccggagaaggagagcccattACAAGGGAGGGCGCCACCACGCTGGACGGAG CTCCTCCGTCCAACATCAGCTTGTCTGTAGGTGAGAAGTGTGTTAACCTGAGCTGGGTGCCAGGCCAGAGACACAGGAGTGTGGGCTTCCAGGTCCAGTACCTCAACAAGAACA ACGGTGGAAAGTGGAAGCAGTCTGAGAAGCTGAACTCGTCCCAGTCATTCTACCAGCTGAAGGGTCTAACCCCAGGATCACAGTACCGGCTCAGATTTACCTTCAGCAACAACACCTTCTGGGAGACGGAGATCAGGACAGAGGGAgcag gagtgGTGGATGTGCAGACAGGCTTTGCTACTCAGGGCTGGTTCATTGGGCTCGTTAGTGCTATCGTGCTGTTGCTGCTGGTACTGCTCATCCTCTGCTTCATCAAGAGGAGCAAGGGGGGAAAGTATTCAG tcaaagATAAGGAGGAGGGTCAGGTAGACTCTGAGGCGCGCCCTATGAAGGATGAAACGTTCGGAGAGTACAG CGATAACGAGGAGAAGCGGACAGCCAGCCAGCCGTCTCTGTGTGACGAGAGCAAGCTGTGTACCAGTGAGGACAACCTGGATGGCTACAACAACGGCAGCAGTGCTGTCACCGAGGTGAACATGGAGGATTCCCTGGTCAGCCAGTACAGCCGGCCCAGCGAAGCCACCCCGGACCCGGGTACACTGCAGGACAGCTCCCCCCtcaaccccaccgccaccacccCAACACCCACCAACAACGGCCTGCCTAACTCGGCGGCCATCTTAGATTAG